A single Pantoea deleyi DNA region contains:
- a CDS encoding cupin domain-containing protein: MIAKENAEHYNWGDGCDGWYLMNRPDMLIIHEKMPPGTGEKRHFHASSRQFFFVLQGVLTMELDGTLHDIAAQQGIEIPPQSKHQARNNRDEPVEFLVISHPTTRGDRTDVS; encoded by the coding sequence ATGATCGCTAAAGAGAACGCAGAACACTACAACTGGGGCGATGGCTGCGATGGCTGGTACCTGATGAACCGTCCGGATATGCTGATCATTCATGAGAAAATGCCGCCCGGCACCGGTGAGAAAAGACACTTTCATGCGTCGTCCCGGCAGTTCTTCTTTGTGCTTCAGGGTGTGCTGACGATGGAACTGGATGGCACCCTCCACGATATCGCTGCGCAGCAGGGTATTGAGATCCCGCCACAGTCGAAGCATCAGGCCCGGAATAACCGCGATGAACCGGTGGAGTTTCTGGTGATCTCCCATCCCACGACGCGGGGAGATCGCACCGACGTTTCCTGA
- a CDS encoding alpha/beta hydrolase, translated as MRALTLLFGLLISAFAASAADMSRGADNFYQSDKVTREKVSFKNQYQMGVTGTLFRPKTASQTARLPAIVVGHPMGAVKEQSASLYAQKMAEQGFVTLAIDISFWGESEGQPRNAVAPDIYAEDFSAAVDYLGTRDFVDRNRIGVLGICGSGSFVISAAKLDPRMKAIATVSMYDMGAANRDGLNKSQTLAQRKQILAAAAEQRYVEFTGGKTAYTGGTPHNIDADSSPVAKEFYDFYRTPRGEFTPKGSSAALTTHPMLTSNVKFMNFYPFDDIETLSPRPLLFITGDQAHSREFSEVAYQRAAEPKELYIVPDAGHVDLYDRTDLIPFDKLTRFFRQHL; from the coding sequence ATGAGAGCATTAACCCTGCTGTTTGGCCTGTTGATCAGTGCCTTTGCGGCCAGCGCGGCCGATATGTCGCGCGGAGCCGATAACTTTTATCAAAGCGATAAGGTGACCCGCGAAAAGGTCAGTTTTAAAAATCAGTATCAGATGGGCGTAACCGGCACGCTGTTCCGGCCGAAAACGGCCAGTCAGACTGCGCGTCTTCCGGCGATTGTAGTGGGCCATCCAATGGGGGCAGTGAAAGAGCAGAGTGCCAGCCTCTACGCGCAGAAAATGGCGGAACAGGGCTTTGTTACCCTGGCCATCGACATCTCATTCTGGGGCGAAAGTGAAGGGCAGCCGCGTAACGCGGTTGCGCCGGATATCTATGCCGAAGACTTCAGCGCCGCCGTGGACTACCTGGGTACCCGCGATTTTGTTGACCGCAACCGGATTGGGGTACTGGGGATCTGCGGCAGTGGCAGTTTCGTCATCAGCGCCGCGAAGCTTGATCCACGCATGAAAGCGATTGCAACCGTCAGCATGTATGACATGGGCGCAGCTAACCGCGACGGGCTGAACAAAAGCCAGACGCTGGCGCAGCGTAAACAGATCCTTGCGGCGGCCGCAGAGCAGCGTTATGTGGAGTTTACCGGGGGGAAAACGGCGTACACCGGCGGCACGCCGCATAACATTGATGCGGATTCGTCACCTGTGGCAAAAGAGTTTTACGACTTTTACCGCACGCCCCGCGGTGAGTTCACGCCGAAGGGCAGCTCCGCTGCGCTGACCACGCATCCGATGCTCACCAGCAACGTGAAGTTCATGAACTTCTATCCGTTCGATGACATCGAAACCCTCTCTCCGCGGCCGCTGCTCTTTATTACCGGCGATCAGGCGCACTCACGCGAGTTCAGCGAAGTGGCCTATCAGCGTGCGGCAGAACCCAAAGAGTTATACATCGTGCCTGATGCGGGCCATGTCGACCTCTACGATCGCACTGACCTGATCCCGTTCGACAAACTGACCCGCTTCTTCAGGCAGCATCTGTAG
- the yajD gene encoding HNH nuclease YajD: MALIPKNYSRLESGYREKALKIYPWVCGRCSREFVYSNLRELTVHHIDHDHTNNPEDGSNWELLCLYCHDHEHSKYTEADQYGTRVVAGEDAQKDVGEATYNPFADLRSRLNSKK; encoded by the coding sequence ATGGCTCTGATTCCAAAAAACTATTCGCGGCTGGAAAGTGGCTACCGTGAGAAAGCCCTTAAAATCTATCCGTGGGTCTGCGGACGCTGCTCGCGCGAGTTTGTCTACTCCAACCTGCGCGAACTGACGGTGCATCACATCGATCACGACCATACCAACAACCCGGAAGATGGCAGTAACTGGGAGTTACTCTGTCTCTACTGTCACGACCACGAGCACTCGAAGTACACTGAGGCCGATCAATATGGTACCCGCGTGGTTGCCGGCGAAGATGCCCAGAAAGATGTGGGCGAAGCGACCTATAACCCGTTCGCTGACCTCAGATCGAGGCTGAATAGTAAGAAGTAA
- a CDS encoding MFS transporter → MTLCVFTLIASEFMPVSLLSPLSQDLRVSEGLAGQGIAISGALAVITSLSITRLAGHLDRKILLLTLTLLMALSGLIVALAPDYLTYMAGRALTGVVIGGFWSMSAAVAIRLVPAEQVPRALAIFNGGNALATVIAAPLSSYLGAVTGWREAVFSLVPVALIALLWQAIALPSMPVDRARPRRQSLLKLLRAPRVRSGLAACGLLFMGQLTLFTYLRPFLETVTQIEVSTLSLVLLTLGASGFIGTVIVGAVLQRGFYFTLMTIPLVMAAVAVLLILSGHHLWWVAPLLAIWGLVATAAPAGWWAWVARAFPDNAESGGGLMVAIVQLSIAAGSTLGGIAFDHAGWQTTFALSALLLILAAGLVTITARLARMT, encoded by the coding sequence ATGACGCTCTGTGTCTTCACGCTGATCGCCTCGGAGTTTATGCCGGTCAGCCTGCTGTCGCCCCTGTCGCAGGATCTCCGGGTCAGCGAAGGCCTGGCCGGACAGGGTATTGCGATTTCAGGCGCACTGGCGGTGATCACCAGTCTCTCGATAACCCGACTCGCCGGTCATCTCGATCGCAAAATCCTGTTGCTGACGCTGACGCTGCTGATGGCCCTGTCCGGCCTGATCGTGGCGCTGGCACCCGACTATCTGACCTATATGGCTGGCCGGGCGTTAACGGGCGTGGTGATTGGCGGATTCTGGTCGATGTCTGCCGCGGTCGCTATCCGGCTGGTACCGGCTGAGCAGGTGCCGCGCGCACTGGCCATTTTCAACGGCGGGAATGCCCTGGCGACGGTGATTGCGGCGCCGCTGAGCAGCTATCTTGGCGCGGTGACTGGCTGGCGGGAAGCGGTTTTCAGCCTGGTCCCGGTGGCGCTGATCGCCCTGCTCTGGCAGGCAATCGCGTTGCCGTCGATGCCGGTTGACCGCGCGCGGCCGCGCCGCCAAAGCCTCCTGAAGCTGCTGCGCGCGCCGCGCGTCAGATCGGGACTGGCCGCCTGCGGCCTGCTGTTTATGGGCCAGCTCACCCTGTTTACCTATCTTCGCCCGTTTCTGGAAACCGTGACGCAGATTGAGGTTTCCACGCTGTCGCTGGTGCTGCTGACCCTGGGCGCGAGCGGATTTATCGGAACGGTCATTGTCGGGGCGGTTTTACAGCGTGGATTCTATTTCACTCTGATGACCATCCCGCTGGTGATGGCAGCCGTGGCGGTACTGCTGATCCTCTCCGGCCATCATCTGTGGTGGGTAGCGCCACTGCTCGCAATCTGGGGGCTGGTGGCCACCGCCGCGCCGGCCGGATGGTGGGCCTGGGTCGCCCGTGCCTTTCCGGACAACGCAGAGTCTGGCGGCGGGCTGATGGTTGCCATCGTCCAGCTGTCGATCGCCGCAGGTTCAACGCTGGGAGGAATCGCTTTTGACCATGCGGGCTGGCAGACCACCTTTGCCCTCAGCGCCCTACTGCTGATCCTGGCCGCCGGGCTGGTGACGATCACTGCACGCCTGGCCCGCATGACCTGA